CATGGAAAGCCATATTTCATATAACATGTtgatttgttgtgttttgttttcaaacagcCGAGTCTACTACAGTTCTTTGTGTCAAAACAATGGATCAACCGATTTAACATGTTTGCTGAGCCTGGTCCTATCACCAACTTTGATTTCCTTTGTCCCCATGGAggtaattatctcccttgtttccAAAAGATGACCTTTAGTGTCAggctaaaatactgaaaaataatgttAGCAGACTGAAATAtggtttaaataaatatttatgatagaGCTCCTAACATATTGTCTTTCTACAAATGATGATATTGGTTAAGTTGATaactaaatgatattttttaagttgattattgaatgatatttttaaGTTGATTATTTAATATGTTGTAGCTGTGAAATACACTTTGTTGTTATCTTACTTGTGACTTTATAAATTGTAGAGTTCCACTTTGTTGTTATATTGTTAGTGACTAACTAAAGACTTCCATATCGTGTTTCAAGGTGTGCCACCAAATAAAGTTGACAATGTAGAGGACCTAGTGGAGTCGTTTGATCAATCACTTTGGGAGAATCTACACGGCCGGTCAGTATCAGCTTGATCACCAGAACATGTCTGGTCACGATAAATAACAAGTTATTTAAGGAATGTTGTGTTTGTTGTGGTTATCATTCTTTGTATAGCTAGTCACTTGTTGTTGGAGTCTACTCATTAATATCATTACAGCATGGCAAATATCATAAGGAGATGGCAAATATCATAAGACGATGGCAAATATCTTTAGGACATGGCAAAtgagtaatatatatttatcagttCTGACTGACCTCAGGGGCAGATACATAAGGTCAAAAGGGTCATATTCAGATGACCATTCATTGCCCATTGTTTATATCAGTTTTCCTACAACTACAAACCTGACAGACCTTTTAATGACCATAATTATTAACAGGTTATAAATGTGATATATCTATTCTTCTGCTAGGTTCGGAGGAGGTCCTGTATGTAACCATCTTTACGCATGCTCAACATGTCAGACAGACCTAGATAACCTCATCTACAGACAAAAAACAGAACTGGAACAGTTTGTTACAGTaaggttttttttcatctttaaaGTATTTATCCTACAACATCACTGATTTTAAGAATCTTACTTCTggtgttttattgataaaaagtttataaagaagatcttacacatgtatgtataaataatatgaaatatgcaaagaaaaatattttgaagtaCTATGAGCTATGACAATAAGTGAAATGTGATTTATATCAAGTGTTCAGTTATATATTTGACAAAGTAGCAATGATTCAATATGTGATTAATAAACATCAATCCTTGTGTGATCCAGCTCAATGAGAAATTCAGAGATGAAGACAACCCTCACATCATTTATGCTATCAGTATGACATGGTTCAAGGAGTGGGAAAATTTTGTACGCAAGCGCACATCATGTGAGTACCAAGTGATAATTATTGAATCAagaacaaaattttcaaattgtattcaagatttattttgttctttGTCAATGGAATAATATCTAGggcaaatacatttgtatatgcaAGTCCTTTGAATTAATGCAAATGCAATGTATTAAATTATAAGTACTAATAGATTTGACCTAAATTTAGTCAGAACCATCCGTcttttgggggggggggctgaTTTGCTCATCTATCCTCCTCTATTAATATGTGGTAAAATAAGTATCATATTAGTTCTTAAACTTAAGTTATCATACTGTTTATCATTTGAATGTCCCTTATCACTCATGTTATATTATAGTAACTGGATGTTTGcttctttttctctttttacCTAGTATTTATCTGtgatatatttcattatgtaaGTGGACCTTCTGGTCTGTTGAACTGgaattcaataaataaataaaatcttatatttaTAGAATGTTCTGGTATACAAGTGGAACCCTAGCATTGACAATTATCATTGAGAGAGACATTAGGTTAGCCAAGTGTTGGACCGTTCTATTTCTATACAAGTCAGTTTTATCATATAATCTCACTGATGTAAAGATATATATCATCACTTAGTAGTTCATATCAACTAAATATGAATTTTGTTCTACTTCCAGCTCCACCAGGTCCAGTAGATAACAAAGCCATCTCTGTGATGAGGAATGGTCAGTTGGGTGTGAGGCACAACTCGGACTATGGTCAGCTCTCGGAGGAGATGTGGCAGTTtctacagggtatataccatgGAGGTCCAGAGGTGGTCATCAAGCAGGTGTCCACTCACAGGTCCACTTCTCCCACCGGCCACCTCTCGTCCTCACCATCGGCATCCTCACTCAATCTGCCAAAGTCTAAAGAAGGGCAGACAACTCCTACCCAACAACCCCTTCGTGTTGTAGCCAAGCAGACAGGGAAGGGTGATTGTACAGAACAACAGGACGAGGAGAGACATGACGATAATAAGCAGGATGTCTGTGATGGAGAGCAAAACAAGGGAGGCAATCGTGATGATGATGCTACCCCAGACACAAACAACAGCACTATAGAAACAAAGTCTGAGGATGGTGAGGAGGTTGTTACCCCGGTACAGGATGTAGAGACAATAGGGCAGATAACTCCCACAGAAAACAAGGCCGAGTGAAAAACAGCGTAGACAATACCCAGATGTTCTAAAACCCTTGTGATTTCTAGTCTAGTCATTCTTGGTATGAGCTGTGCCATTTTCATTTGAAGCTAGACAAATATGTGACTACAGCATACAGCAGATATCTAACAGCAATGTTATCTAAACCAGAAATGTGTCTCCATAGTAATGCCATCCATCCTCTGTTGACTGTAAATCTTCATTCTGTATTCAACTGTTTTGCCATTTGATGCCATATGTTATACAACAGCCTGGGTGTCCATACCTCCCCCTGTCACAGAGTGTAACAGGTACATAAAGTGACAGATTACTGCTGTTTGGACAGAGATGCTGCAGAATAATTATGATGTTATTTATGAGTGAATTGTGATTCCATACATCTTGTTGAGAGTTCAGTCAACTCGGATGTTCACCCCTATTAACAAGGAACATGGCTTGTTGACAGACATTATCCTAGAAATGCCATTTAATGGTAACAGACGTTAATTTatgattattattgtttttctccATTTCCCTGTTCTCAAAACTTATAATCATGTAGTTTAGTTATTTAAATTCCATCttcaatattcattttcaaCTATTAATACAAGCACCACATTTTCTGTCTGTATGTTAAATTTTATCTTGGATCTTTCGTCTTTTTACATCTGTCCTATACGGACAAATGAAAAGGTGACAGATTTTTTACTTGTGCATGTAATTCAGAATTGTATATTGTTAATTAATTATTGCGGAGGTTACCTATTTGTCAGACATGTTTTGTATACGATACACAGGACAAGACTTAAGGGAGAGGTAATACCTACAAGTCTATTTTATCAGATGTTGgacaaacattattttaatattacagATGTGTGGATTGTGTGGTCGTTTAATTTGTTGAGTATTTATTGAAGAGTTGTTGTGTtggttgtttttattgattgtCCCTCACTCCTACATTTCTGATCTCATAGTGCTGTAAATATTACCTACTGTGATTCATACCACCAAGCTTTCTCTTCAAATATAGGTCCAGAATGAGCATTTAGGAGAGTGTCTATTGGCATTCAACatcttttgtcaataaaatattttgaaactgaaattgaaaatgttccggaataaagaaaaaacatgttattttacTTGAATCATGACCAGTTATATGGTCAATGCAAGGGTAAAGTCTCTGTTTAATTGTGTGTAGACAATGTTACTGTTGGGGTTGGGTGCCAGGGTTAATGTTCTGAGTATTTGTCCTGTGAGATGTTTCATTCTAGGATGGCAATGATAAATGTCCAGAGGAATTTGGCCCTTGGGTAAGGTTTCATTTAAGGTCATAGGAATGGGTCAATGGCCTTAggttatgaccttgaccttgaactaACCCTGCATGCTACATAGCTACAGTAGGTTTAGCAATTACTACCTACCCCATTGTGCTCAACACTGTGTCTCATTCATTTTACtctgaaatatatactgtagatgtacatatattttagtgatactttCATCTTAAAAAGTAAGAAGTGTTTTTTTACTATCTTGTTACAGCATGTATGGCTACACATCATGTAGTCACACATTCTTTATAACATCAtacaaatcttcatatttcgGTTAAGACAAAAGTTTCAAAGGACATTTCTTCATTCAAAATGACATTAAGGTGTCAAAATCAAACTAAATGgggaaatatgtatttttcctGACAGTGAAAAGTATGATCTATACACAAACACTTTAGTTTGTTAACCAAAAGTTGTTTAAGTCCTAAAGGCATAAAGTTCAAGGGTGAACATTTGTGTGCACTAGTCTACATCCATTTCCTGCACTAGTctttattacaatattacaCATAAAATCTGCATTATATGTTCATGTACAGTGTATtcattttaagttaaaaacCAACACTTATTTGATATCCAAATGAAGAAATGTCCATTGGAGATACCTTCTTTGCACCATTACACAAAATATTGTCGAAACAGTATAGGGtgtaggttttcacttttttattacattattgCATTGTTTCAATTTTAACATTCAATAAAAATTTCAATGACAAAGCAATTTATACATCATTTTGATCACAATAGATAGTCTTTTTCCATtgaatgtacattgtatgtgcttCTGTTGCTACAAGTTATGTAGAATATTTGTTAATCCTGATTAGTGATACCTGCACTGTCAATTTCcagttttattaaaaataaactttGATTGAATTGTCTTTGTGTTTCTTGACCAGAACAAgatcaaatctgtctataatcAACAAATAAGAAGGAATATTGCCAGTACCTCCTCTGAATTGTATGTCAGATGGAGAAACAATTCAATATTCCCTTCCCTCGAACACATTACTCTTATCACTTAGAAGAAAAAGTACTTTGATAGTTTATCTTGATTCATTGACAATATTGCATTTATTTGCCCTTGTCCTATGAGTCTATTGTTCAATTTCATACGAAACAAGTTCTTGCGAATATGTTTGAGAATtctacaattatttttttctaaattaatgTTCTGGCAGTCAGAAAGACCACATTAGTCTGACTGGCATTATTGATTTGGAAGAGATGACAAATGACAATTTGTTCTGATAGGGTAGCTCACCCATCATTAACACAAACCAATTACTGTTTCTCCTGACATAAGGAAGTCTGTGGATCAAACCCCATGTCTCCATTATAAATACTAACTGCTATTTTCCTTACACAGGCAACTTGAAAGATTAAACCCCGTGTACTCTCACAATGTTTAGATAGAATGAAGGATGAAACTCCGGAGAATACCAACATCTGATGGGCTACACTCCATTGTCAATACCTAATATAAATTACTACTGCTGTTTCCTTTCACAAGGAACTCGGCTAGATTAAACCCCACATCCTCTCACAATGATTGGGTAGAATGGAATATGTAACTCCCTGTCCTCTCATCACAATGTATGCTGGATGAAATGATGAAAGATTTTGTTGTATTTCATCTTTCTTCGcctttcatttctttttcttgATTTGTTTCTTTGCAGTTTTTTCCTGAAATCATTAAAAGCTGCCTGaaaagtatttactatttaaacatggaaatatgacaaattaacagactcaaaaaccccctaaagggccccaaattggttgtattatcacgttcagcatccatacacataaggaaaataaaatcataaacatttatgatgacttatgcttaaacaatagacaaaatagaaacttgctcaaaaacttaaatatggaaatatgacaaattaacagactcaaaaacccctaaagggccccaaattggttgtattatcacgttcagcatccatacacattaggaaaataaaatcataaacatgtatgatgacttaagctgaaacaattgacgaaacagaaacttgctcaaaaactttaacatgaaatgggacgccaacgctgacgccggggtgacaacattagctccctctattcttcgaataggcgagctaaaaattgtATGATTTCTGCATTAAAACAAAAAGATTTCTATATTCAATGACAGTTAAAACTATACTTTCAAATAAGTCAATGTATTGGTTAAGTACTGGAAAAGTTCAGAATTTCGAAACACTTGGTTATGTAAGGTAGCCAATTCTCTGGTAACATTTTCTTAATTGCTTGGTGGATTTATCATTAGTTGTCATTACcttttttaatttccttttatttGATTCTGTCTTCACTAAGTTATCTGATTTTGATGATGATTCTTCTGGTTTATCCTGAAGACTTTCAAATTCAAAGTCGGAGCCAGATTCTGGATCATTAGAAACTCTGCCATTCTGCTTCATATGTTTACCATCAAGACAGGAGTCCGCATCATCAATGACATCATCCTCACCACCATCCTCATCTTCTTCGTCCTCATCCTTAAAATCTGCAGCTGTTACACAAggtaaattattgaaaataaaatatcatattatgaTGGATTTTCTGTCTAGTTTTAAGGATATTTAAAGAATATAGATCTACAGGCACAAACTGTTAATCTACGATATATTACACTGTGTCAGCTGTCCTATAAATCAGATGTGTAATTAGACATCAACCTGTATTGGGCAATATTACTAGCAACAGGTGATCACGACTGGACTTGATGACCTCTTCTATAAAGTGGATATGACTAAAGGATGAAGAGGAACTTACACTGAGAAGAATAGGACTAAGTGGATTACATTCATGTTCATGTCTACCAGAATGTCCAACACAAACTATGTCAAGAGGGCCTGAGAGATCAGATCATTGGTGGTATGCTTGATATTCATTCATCTAGGTAGGGGCATATTTATCTATGCATTATACTATGGTATGGGTCACACTTATCAGGGTAGAGGTCACACTTCCCAGGGAAGAGGTCACACTTCCCAGGGTAGAGGTCACACTTACCAGGGTAGAGGTCACACTTACCAGGGTAGAGGTCACACTTCCCAGGGTGGAGGTCACACTCACCAGGGTGGAGGTCACACTTACCAGGGTAGAGGTCACACTTCCCAGGGTGGAGGTCACACTTACCAGGGTAGAGGTCACACTTACCAGGGTAGAGGTCACACTTACCAGGGTAGAGGTCACACTTCCCAGGGTAGAGGTCACACTTACCAGGGTCACACTTACCAGGGTGGAGGTCACACTTACCAGGGTAGAGGTCACACTTACCAGGGTAGAGGTCACACTTACCAGGGTAGAGGTCACACTTACCAGGGTAGAGGTCACTCTTACCAGGGTAGAGGTCACACTTCCCAGGGTAGAGGTCACACTTCCCAGGGTAGAGGTCACACTTACCAGGGAAGAGGTCACACTTACCAGGGTAGAGGTCACTCTTACCATGGTAGAGGTCACATTTCCAGGGTAGAGGTCACACTTACCAGGTTAGAGGTCACACTTACCAGGGTAGAGGTCACTCAGACTGTCCACATCACTATCCTGGTCATCAGAGCCAGACTCGTAGGGTTGTGAGATACCATCATCCTCTTGTTTCCTTTTGGCTGTGAGAGGCTTGAACACCTCACCAGTCCTTTGGCATTCCTCCCCTGTATAGTAATAAATCATTCATCACTAAATCTGTGTATTTCCATTACAATGTTTGATACAACACTTTTTCTGCTTCAGCTCTAAACCTAAAGCAAAACTTTTTGCTTTTTTAACAGTTCAATTTTAAGCcttaaattaaagaaaaaaaatggtgattttattttgtcaaaacgTCTTAAGATGTGCCATCTCATGTAtaactttatcaaggttaacgAAATGTTCAGATGGTTGTATCAGAAAAGTAAATCAGTTATGATAGCTATTACAGGAAAGAAAAAACACTGTTGATTATGATTACATATTCAGATAATTTAattcacattttgttttttctctctAGATATTTATGCTGCactctttctcaaatttaaatCAATGACTATTCCAAAAGGAGTTGTAAAAAGGCCATATGACATCTGCATATGTTTAATGTTGACACTGCTGGTATTCCTGACCACTGAGCTTGTTTTATCTATATCATGATCACTGGGTCAGTGTTGATAAACACTTCTACTGAAGCAATATTGACTTACATCGTTTGAACGCCTTGAGGAATCGTCTTCCCTTAATATGACTTTGTATATGGTCGGGTAAATTATTCAGATGTCTTAAAGTCAGCAAACAAAACAACTGATGCCtgcaaaataatgataaaacaatttcTAATAAACTCAGTTTTTTCCTCATTATTTAAATTAACaagcatatacatttatttcttttcttatatataagcattctttatattttgaaagtatCATGTACACATGCAAAGTATTGCAAAGATTTGATATATCAAGAGGCTTGAAGGACTTGACAGAAAAATGGATAAGAATGTTTATTCCAAAAAGAAccaatcttaaaaaaaaaacctgggTCATTTAACAGGACCACCTATTCTTTGGAGAACATACTTCCTGCCTTTCTTTGTGCTGGGGATTATGTGctctttatatttttcaaagtcAAGTTTCTTTTGTGCTAGCAGCCTCTGGAACTTTTTACCACTAATGTAGCTACAAAGTGTTTTAATGTTACATGGCATCTCGTGACCACTGAGCTCACATCGGATCTGAAACATAATTAGGGATGTTTATAATAGACAATAAATGGAATAGTGTAAAATGCGCCATGTCAAAAAATTAcacatttatgtacatttgtattaatgtggtaatataaagatatatatgatgatggtggtgatgatgatgataatgatgatgatgatgatgatgatgatgatgatgatatgatgttgttggtgttgttgttgttgatgatgatgatgatgatgatgatgatgccatgatgatgatgatgatgatgatggtggtggtggtgatggtggtgatggtggtggtggtgatgtggtggtgatggtggtggtggtgatggtggtgatggtggtggtaaTGATCAGCTGATGATCATGTATACACTACAGATACACCACCCTTCTGACAGGGTTTGTCATTACGCAAAACTCCACTTTATTTACCACATTTAAGTATTAGAACATACCCTTACCTTTTCTCGTCCTTTTTCGAGGGTAAAGGTTGGGTATTCCTTCAATATATCCTGTAACTCTTTTGGCAACATATCCACGTGTAGTTCTCCTTTCGCCGCCATATTGGAAAGTGAATACATTCGGAAGACATCGGGAGTTGTCTCTAACTTAACAACAGTAACTTATTGTACATTATACCAAAAGTGGCGATCACAAATACTATAGATTCTATCtgttaatattaattttaaatcacATTTCAAATAACTTTTTGACCCcgtttttaaactttttacaGTACCCTACTGATATATAGTTTTTGATTTTCAGAAATTTGTTGAtttaatatttcttaaaatgttaCCGCACAGTATCATAATTTATACGAAATACCGGAGATTAAGATATCATGGTTAACtgatttatttagatatttggAAATACATTAGACCTACTTGgagtaaaaaatgaaattgatttcaTTGTATACAGCACTAATAGagcattaattatataaaatgtgttttgagtGGGAATGgagtttaaataatttgttctttTTCCTTACTCTGTTACCCCATGCTGTTTTAATTCAATATGATTTCaatgaatattcttcaaataTTCAATTATTGCAAATAGGCTGTTAATGTCCTATTTTCTTCCTCTCTATACATTTATTGAATCAAACTTTCCGACGTAAACCGGGTTAAGGTGCTGCGTACAACAAATGTTTGTTCCTGAAATAACTTCCGCTTCCGTTTTCCTTGACAACACTGTAAATTAAGATGGCGCCGGAGACGGCTGACTGAACTGACGATCAATATAAACAGGTATAATATTTATCAGAACATACATTTTATGAGCCCCTGGTATTCGTTTTTGCTTGATATGCACATACTTTGCCTTGTTGTGATGTTTATCGCCTGAATAGAGAATGATATTTGAATGTTTAGGTCCACTCAAAAAGAACATTGCTGAACCCTGATTTGCACTGATTTCAGGATCATTGAGACTGAATTTGCgtttgtaatgttatatttatttcaataagtaATCTTCTTGCATCTGTAGCATATTAATACTGTGCTTTGCGATATCCGTATTTGAAACCCAATCTGACTTTATCAGCTGtattagaataaaaataaatgtttttcttatttctttctattcatttttctttaatgTCTGTATTCATCACAACTTTGTTAATTTTGTATAACAAGGATTCACTAGAGCAAACTGCTATTTAAGCAAAGTAATTTTGGTTGATGATCTAACTGATATTGTAGTGGAAAAGATATCACTTTCTGACCGACTTTTCATATTAGAAACATTGAAAAATTGTAAACACTTAAACCACATcacagaaaaaaacaccataTCACAGGTTAGCAATTCTATATTGCACGATTTAAAAGAGATATTTAGAAACAAGTTAACAGGTGACTGTGAGAAAGACCAAAAATATTGCCAAAAATAAACATACAGAAGAAAATTAGGAATAAGGTAACTTAATAAACTCCTTCAAATCAAAACCCAATGAACATTGGAGAAATCTGCATATGAAGTTCACACCTGACTGCTATTAACTAACGTTAGGTTATTGTACAAACCTTACTTGAAATAATGAGTGATTTATTTTAGTGTCACTGTGTCGCTAAATAAGAATCCCAGATTTCATACCAATATCACATGATAGGAAGATAAAGATATATCATGCAATCACTACTATTGTCATAAATTTCTAAGTAATGATCCAGTCTAGGATGATAGTTGATTAATTGCAGTGTCAAAACTTATTGTGAAAAGCAAACAGGACTCAAAGGTGTAAGCTAGTGAAATTGTTTGGCTGCTTACCAGAATTTGCTTCTTTTAAaccttttaaaacttttaattgtGAGCagtgattttaaaatatacataatgtaaattgtCACCTCATTGCGCAACAAGAAGAGGATCAAGGACAAAACCAAATATAGGTCGGCCTTACAAGTCAACGACTTACAATGACTGGTGAACAGTGTGAAGAGTGTGAAGAGAaacgaaaatttgaaaattagcGATTGGCTTTGTAACATGTGACCAGTCTTCAATCTTCATGTTGGTCAAGATATGTCTTTGTTTAgatatttggaaaaaaagatgatttttttttatataccagtaattggtttttttcatattaagaaATGATGAGTACAGCTTTAGAACCTCGTCAGGATAGTTTTCATGGTGGAACATCTTATGGTACACCAAGAGGACAAGAAATCATGCAGAAGGAAGGTAAAATAATTAGTTTTATTACATACTCGATATATACCTAATTTCGGTCTATATTAAGTAATGCTTCTTTACCACCTAAATCTATTGtctgtacataattataatgtacTAATGTAATCTTGTTGTAGAGCTCTGCTGTGTGATTTTTTCaatcaatttcaatattttatctaGTGGTATTAATTGATGACATTCTTTCACTTTTTGCTTTATATAAAGTATGACACATTACCCTTAAAGTCCCTTGAAATCCTAGATTTgttactgtgaaatcatttattaacgttgggctcaattttcgttgattttaaaaattttattatttaatggcACTTAAATTTGTGGATAAGACCTTACACATAACTGTTAAAATACAGTTGACACTATCACCTGTACTGTGTGATTGCTTAAGTGGAACTAAGCTCTACCACACACCACCGTTACAATCACAAGCTAGAGTCGGTGCTCAACTAATGTATTTACATGTGTGTCCATCAAACAACTATCATGTCACATTGATAGATGTATGATATTCTGAATCAATTTATACGTTGCTACATGTAGAAAAGTCTACGAAATTCTGAAAACTATCCTTGTTTGAATCATACTTTCCGACTTTGAACTTGTATGTTTCTCCCCAAAATAGACTTTATGTAGTGAGGTACTAATCATCCTACAATGTATGAATGCATAAACTTACATAACATTGGTATACATTCATTAAAAAGATCCATTTTCGTGGGGACATAAATTCGTTGATTTTGGTCAAAAAATGAAATCCACAAAAATGAAACCCCcacgaaaattaatgatttcacagtaatacatgtacttgtatttaatatatatttatgcatTATTCAGCATTTGTATCAAAACTGTATTTtgcaaatgtgaaaaaaatgtggAAGAA
This genomic window from Argopecten irradians isolate NY chromosome 4, Ai_NY, whole genome shotgun sequence contains:
- the LOC138320900 gene encoding surfeit locus protein 2-like translates to MYSLSNMAAKGELHVDMLPKELQDILKEYPTFTLEKGREKIRCELSGHEMPCNIKTLCSYISGKKFQRLLAQKKLDFEKYKEHIIPSTKKGRKHQLFCLLTLRHLNNLPDHIQSHIKGRRFLKAFKRWEECQRTGEVFKPLTAKRKQEDDGISQPYESGSDDQDSDVDSLSDLYPAADFKDEDEEDEDGGEDDVIDDADSCLDGKHMKQNGRVSNDPESGSDFEFESLQDKPEESSSKSDNLVKTESNKRKLKKEKTAKKQIKKKK